The Glycine max cultivar Williams 82 chromosome 12, Glycine_max_v4.0, whole genome shotgun sequence genome window below encodes:
- the LOC121173154 gene encoding secreted RxLR effector protein 161-like, which translates to MYATSLLSRFMQSPSQINFGARKRILSDWAGSADDMKSTSGYAFSLGSGMFSWASKKQATVTQSTAEAEYVVATEATSQAIWLRRILEDMGEK; encoded by the coding sequence ATGTATGCTACAAGTCTTCTatcaagattcatgcaaagcccAAGTCAAATAAACTTTGGagcaagaaaaagaattttgagtGATTGGGCAGGTTCGGCAGATGACATGAAGAGTACCTCTGGCTATGCTTTCTCACTAGGATCGGGAATGTTCTCTTGGGCGTCGAAGAAGCAAGCTACAGTAACACAATCAacagcagaagcagagtatgtGGTAGCTACTGAAGCAACGAGTCAAGCTATATGGCTTCGTAGGATACTTGAAGACATGGGAGAAAAATAA
- the LOC102670337 gene encoding uncharacterized mitochondrial protein AtMg00810-like has translation MEIFSEFGLTGCKPANSPANASIRLNSNEGNLLEDATSFRRLIGRLLYLTNTRSDIAFAIQQVSQFVSKPRNPHLHDALRILRYLKGSPGLGLFYSIDNDLKIQAFSVSDWATCPVSRKLGYCIFLGKSLISWKAKKQTTISRNSTKVEYRALASLACELQWLKYLWDDLHLPIPVPFCTFSNSESAIQLAKNPSFHEN, from the coding sequence ATGGAAATCTTTTCTGAATTTGGTCTTACCGGTTGCAAGCCAGCCAATTCTCCTGCTAATGCTTCTATTAGATTGAATTCTAATGAAGGAAATCTTCTAGAAGATGCCACTTCTTTTAGGAGACTTATTGGAAGACTCCTTTACTTAACCAATACTCGATCAGACATTGCTTTTGCTATTCAGCAAGTTAGTCAATTTGTTTCCAAGCCTAGAAATCCTCACCTACATGATGCTTTAAGGATTTTGAGATATTTGAAGGGATCTCCAGGCTTAGGCCTATTCTATTCTATTGATAATGACTTGAAGATCCAAGCCTTCTCTGTTTCAGATTGGGCAACATGTCCAGTTAGCAGAAAATTAggttattgtatttttcttGGCAAATCCTTGATCTCTTGGAAAGCTAAGAAGCAAACCACAATTTCTAGGAATTCTACTAAAGTTGAGTATAGAGCTCTTGCTTCTCTTGCTTGTGAATTACAATGGCTGAAGTACCTTTGGGATGATCTTCATCTTCCTATTCCTGTTCCTTTTTGCACTTTTTCTAATAGTGAGTCTGCAATTCAGCTTGCCAAGAATCCTTCCTTTCACGAGAACTAA
- the LOC121173155 gene encoding uncharacterized protein, protein MTLKSPKAIWDYLKEEYAGDDRIRSMQVLNLRRKFELQRMEESETIKEYSNKLLGIANKIKLLGSDFADSRIVEKILVTVPERYETSIASLENTKDLSKITLAEVLHALQPQEQ, encoded by the coding sequence ATGACTCTTAAATCACCCAAAGCAATTTGGGATTATCTGAAAGAGGAATACGCTGGAGATGATAGAATACGAAGCATGCAAGTGCTGAATTTAAGGAGGAAATTTGAGCTTCAAAGGATGGAAGAGTCAgagacaatcaaagaatactcaAACAAATTGTTGGGTATTGCCAACAAGATAAAGTTGTTGGGAAGTGATTTTGCTGATTCGAGAATTGTAGAGAAAATTTTGGTAACGGTGCCGGAGAGGTATGAAACATCTATAGCTTCATTGGAGAACACAAAGGATCTATCGAAAATCACATTGGCAGAAGTGCTACATGCCCTGCAACCTCAAGAGCAGTGA